The following proteins come from a genomic window of Streptomyces sp. GS7:
- a CDS encoding NAD(P)/FAD-dependent oxidoreductase, with translation MLTRNSADVIVVGAGMVGSACAYYAARSGLRVAVLDRGPVAGGTTGAGEGNLLVSDKEPGPELELAKVSGELWRKLAEELPPDIEYEPKGGLVVASDKAGMAALRDFASGQRVAGVTAEEVPADRLRDLEPHLAAGLAGGMHYPQDAQVMPALAAAHLLRAGGERVRLRLGEEVTGLLTEAGGEIRGVRTTVGELHAPYVVNAAGTWGGEIARLARVALPVRPRRGFVLVTEPLPRVVRRKVYAADYVADVASGSAALQTSAVVEGTAAGPVLIGASRERVGYDRTLSPEVLRRLAAQATALFPVLAGIRAMRTYVGFRPYLPDHLPAIGPDPRVPGLLHACGHEGAGIGLAPATGLAIARSLTGGEPPLDITPFRPERFSPAA, from the coding sequence GTGCTGACAAGGAACTCCGCAGACGTCATCGTCGTCGGGGCAGGCATGGTCGGTTCGGCCTGCGCCTACTACGCCGCCCGGTCCGGCCTCCGCGTCGCCGTACTGGACCGTGGCCCCGTGGCGGGCGGTACGACGGGGGCCGGCGAGGGCAACCTCCTGGTGTCCGACAAGGAGCCGGGCCCCGAACTCGAACTGGCCAAGGTTTCCGGCGAGTTGTGGCGGAAGCTGGCCGAGGAACTCCCGCCGGACATCGAGTACGAACCCAAAGGCGGGCTGGTCGTCGCCTCCGACAAGGCGGGGATGGCCGCGTTGCGCGACTTCGCGTCCGGGCAGCGCGTGGCGGGTGTCACGGCGGAGGAGGTCCCGGCCGACCGCCTGCGAGACCTGGAACCCCATCTCGCCGCCGGACTGGCGGGTGGCATGCACTATCCCCAGGACGCGCAGGTCATGCCGGCGCTCGCCGCCGCCCATCTGCTGCGCGCGGGTGGCGAGCGGGTCCGGCTGCGCCTCGGCGAGGAGGTCACAGGTCTGCTCACCGAGGCGGGTGGTGAGATCCGGGGAGTGCGGACGACGGTCGGGGAACTCCATGCCCCATACGTGGTGAACGCCGCCGGGACCTGGGGCGGAGAGATCGCCCGCCTGGCGCGCGTCGCGCTTCCCGTCCGGCCCCGCCGGGGCTTCGTCCTGGTCACCGAGCCGCTCCCACGCGTCGTGCGCCGCAAGGTGTACGCGGCCGACTACGTCGCCGACGTGGCCAGCGGCTCCGCGGCGCTGCAGACGTCGGCGGTGGTGGAGGGCACTGCGGCGGGGCCGGTCCTGATCGGCGCCAGCAGGGAACGGGTCGGCTACGACCGCACGCTCTCGCCCGAGGTGCTGCGGCGCCTGGCGGCCCAGGCCACCGCTCTCTTCCCGGTCCTGGCCGGGATCCGGGCGATGCGCACGTACGTCGGCTTCCGTCCGTACCTGCCGGACCACCTGCCCGCCATCGGCCCCGATCCGCGCGTCCCCGGCCTGCTGCACGCCTGCGGCCACGAGGGCGCGGGGATCGGGCTGGCCCCCGCCACCGGACTGGCCATCGCACGGTCGCTGACCGGTGGCGAACCGCCGCTCGACATCACCCCCTTCAGACCGGAGCGCTTCTCTCCGGCCGCCTGA